One segment of Streptomyces bathyalis DNA contains the following:
- a CDS encoding CaiB/BaiF CoA transferase family protein, translating to MTDTDPADAAGSGAALDGVKVLDIATLFAGPLAATLLGDYGADVIKVEHPRGDPVRSHGASKDGVGLWWKMLSRNKKAITLYLGSPEGQETFRRMVADADVVIENFRPGTLERWGLGHDVLSEINPRLVLARVTGFGQYGPYSGRPGFGTLAEAMSGFAAITGEPDGPPTLPPFGLADGVSALTAAFGIMTALHARERTGRGQVLDLAIIEPMVTLLGPQAITYDQLGELQPRTGNRSANNAPRNTYRTRDGSWVAVSTSAQSVAERVMRLVGRPEFVDEPWFASGAERAKHADELDEAVGSWIAQRTRGEVTEAFEAANAAIAPVYEMSDIFTDPQYQALETITTVDDEELGPIRFQNVPFRLSETPGEVRWPGPRKGRDNAEVLGAYGVGADELADLAERGIV from the coding sequence ATGACCGACACCGACCCCGCGGACGCAGCCGGGTCCGGCGCCGCGCTCGACGGCGTCAAGGTGCTGGACATCGCCACGCTCTTCGCGGGCCCCCTCGCCGCCACCCTGCTCGGCGACTACGGCGCCGACGTCATCAAGGTCGAGCACCCCAGAGGCGACCCGGTGCGCAGCCACGGGGCGAGCAAGGACGGCGTGGGCCTGTGGTGGAAGATGCTCTCCCGCAACAAGAAGGCGATCACCCTGTACCTCGGCAGCCCCGAGGGGCAGGAGACCTTCCGCCGCATGGTCGCGGACGCCGACGTCGTCATCGAGAACTTCCGGCCGGGGACTCTTGAGCGCTGGGGCCTCGGCCACGACGTGCTCAGCGAGATCAACCCCCGCCTCGTCCTGGCCCGCGTCACGGGCTTCGGCCAGTACGGGCCGTACTCCGGGCGTCCCGGATTCGGCACCCTCGCCGAGGCGATGAGCGGGTTCGCGGCCATCACCGGCGAACCCGACGGGCCGCCCACGCTGCCGCCCTTCGGGCTGGCCGACGGGGTGTCGGCCCTGACTGCCGCGTTCGGCATCATGACCGCGCTGCACGCGCGGGAGCGCACCGGCCGCGGCCAGGTGCTCGACCTCGCGATCATCGAGCCGATGGTCACCCTGCTGGGACCGCAGGCCATCACCTACGACCAGCTCGGCGAGCTTCAGCCGCGCACCGGCAACAGGTCCGCGAACAACGCGCCACGCAACACCTACCGCACCAGGGACGGCAGTTGGGTCGCCGTCTCCACCAGTGCCCAGTCCGTCGCGGAGCGGGTGATGCGGCTCGTGGGCCGTCCCGAGTTCGTGGACGAGCCGTGGTTCGCCTCGGGAGCCGAGCGTGCGAAGCACGCGGACGAGCTGGACGAGGCGGTCGGCTCCTGGATAGCGCAGCGCACCCGCGGCGAGGTCACCGAGGCCTTCGAGGCGGCGAACGCCGCCATCGCCCCCGTCTACGAGATGAGCGACATCTTCACCGACCCCCAGTACCAGGCGCTGGAGACCATCACCACGGTCGACGACGAGGAACTGGGTCCCATCCGCTTCCAGAACGTGCCGTTCCGGCTCAGCGAGACGCCCGGCGAAGTCCGCTGGCCGGGACCCCGGAAGGGCCGCGACAACGCAGAGGTGCTCGGTGCGTACGGCGTCGGCGCCGACGAGCTCGCCGACCTGGCCGAACGGGGCATCGTATGA
- a CDS encoding alpha/beta fold hydrolase produces MATIVLVPGFWFGAWAWEEVTRDLREAGHDVHPVTLTGLADRAAEATAEVGLATHIADIVHVIEDGDLREVVLVGHSGANMPVTGAADRIPERLARIVYVDSGPMPDGLAGIDFHEPQAREQLRRQVAEEGEGWSIPVPAFDPDADPVNLAELSEAHLTRMRALGTPQPFGTAADPLDRPAVLPSTPRSVIMSTFTPEQVRMVAGTGNPVFELMAGMDMHHLPTGHWPMFSRPRELAAVLGEIAG; encoded by the coding sequence ATGGCCACGATCGTGCTGGTACCCGGGTTCTGGTTCGGCGCCTGGGCCTGGGAAGAGGTGACGCGTGACCTGCGGGAGGCCGGGCACGACGTCCATCCGGTCACGCTGACCGGGCTGGCCGACCGGGCGGCGGAGGCCACCGCCGAGGTGGGCCTCGCGACCCACATCGCGGACATCGTCCACGTCATCGAGGACGGGGACCTGCGGGAGGTGGTGCTGGTCGGTCACAGCGGAGCGAACATGCCGGTCACCGGAGCCGCCGACCGTATCCCGGAGAGACTCGCGCGGATCGTCTACGTGGACAGCGGCCCCATGCCCGACGGCCTGGCCGGAATCGACTTCCACGAGCCGCAGGCGCGGGAGCAACTGCGCCGGCAGGTCGCGGAGGAAGGCGAAGGCTGGAGCATCCCGGTGCCCGCGTTCGACCCGGACGCCGACCCCGTGAATCTGGCGGAACTGTCCGAGGCGCATCTGACGCGCATGCGCGCGCTGGGCACTCCGCAGCCGTTCGGCACGGCGGCGGATCCCCTGGACCGTCCGGCGGTCCTGCCGTCGACCCCGCGTTCGGTGATCATGTCCACCTTCACCCCTGAGCAGGTGCGCATGGTCGCCGGAACGGGGAATCCGGTCTTCGAGCTGATGGCCGGGATGGACATGCACCATCTGCCCACCGGTCACTGGCCGATGTTCTCCCGCCCCCGCGAACTGGCCGCCGTCCTGGGCGAGATCGCGGGCTGA
- a CDS encoding HpcH/HpaI aldolase/citrate lyase family protein — MTAPGRTGTGPPPVTAVRSWLYVPATRPELLEKAMSGYADAVVLDLEDSVPDQRKDEARSYAAEAAARTWPKPLWIRINQVQLAHGKADLAALADVPVQGLRLPKCEAPQQIATVLGRVEAPVHLLIETALGVERAFELATAAPQVTLVSLGEADLGADLRVRADDALGWARGRVVNAARAAGLAPPVQSVWTDVADLEGLSVSTERARDRGFHGRSVVHPAQIGPVNDAFTPRPAEIEAARRLVDSLRKAGDAGSAAWLDDDGRLIDPAVVARAHWVLELATGRVPAG, encoded by the coding sequence ATGACCGCCCCCGGCCGGACCGGCACCGGCCCTCCGCCCGTCACGGCCGTGCGGTCCTGGCTGTACGTCCCCGCCACCAGGCCCGAACTCCTGGAGAAGGCGATGAGCGGCTACGCCGACGCCGTCGTGCTCGACCTCGAGGACTCGGTGCCCGACCAGCGCAAGGACGAGGCACGCTCCTACGCGGCCGAGGCCGCCGCACGTACCTGGCCCAAGCCGCTGTGGATCCGCATCAACCAGGTCCAACTCGCGCACGGCAAGGCCGACTTGGCCGCCCTCGCCGACGTACCCGTGCAGGGCCTGAGGCTGCCCAAGTGCGAGGCGCCGCAGCAGATCGCGACCGTTCTCGGCCGCGTCGAGGCGCCTGTGCATCTCCTCATCGAGACCGCGCTCGGTGTCGAGCGCGCCTTCGAACTCGCCACCGCCGCGCCGCAGGTGACGCTCGTGTCGCTCGGCGAGGCGGACCTCGGCGCGGACCTGCGGGTGCGCGCGGACGACGCGCTCGGCTGGGCCCGCGGTCGCGTCGTCAACGCGGCCCGGGCCGCCGGACTCGCCCCTCCCGTGCAGAGCGTGTGGACCGACGTGGCGGACCTGGAAGGTCTCTCGGTCAGCACCGAGCGGGCCCGCGACCGCGGCTTCCACGGCCGGTCCGTCGTGCACCCGGCGCAGATCGGCCCCGTCAACGATGCCTTCACTCCGAGACCGGCGGAAATCGAGGCCGCCCGCCGGCTCGTCGACTCCCTGCGGAAGGCCGGTGACGCCGGCAGCGCCGCCTGGCTCGACGACGACGGCCGGCTGATCGACCCGGCGGTCGTCGCCCGGGCCCATTGGGTCCTCGAACTGGCGACGGGCCGCGTACCGGCCGGCTGA
- a CDS encoding MmgE/PrpD family protein, whose protein sequence is MTFAAPAGLTPAQQLARFAVEVASEGLDADLSEKVAGHLLDLLGNSLAALPMRPGMAVRELAEEWGGSPTATVIGSLTRLPAPSAALVNGTLAHSLDFDDTHLPSVLHPSSSVLPAALAVAEASGASGARLLAASAAGIEVTCRLGMAQYDEELGNSVFFDRGLHATAICGAVGAAVAAAVLRGLDADGVCSAIGIAASMGSGIIEANRTGGTVKRVHCGWAAHAGVVAADMARLGLTGPPTVLEGRFGFFQAYCGDRYDEEMAEEALTGELGQRWELSRLFIKPYPCNHFTHAGVDAAMRMRRRGIDPGSVARLTLGVPAPVLRTIAEPAAEKARPHSGYHAAFSGPYTVAAGLLSPWACGPGWSPPGLSNGNALPGSPRAAGLGVFHEDFTDEAAADPARLALAARVTCVADEECTRIFPHQFPAVLTAELGDGSTVTERVMVNRGSPENPLHAGELTAKYTANALGAGGPRAVRDLADEVWNIRNSLDTAGLTRALSNVVAGT, encoded by the coding sequence ATGACATTCGCGGCTCCCGCCGGGCTCACTCCGGCGCAGCAGCTCGCCCGGTTCGCCGTCGAGGTGGCCTCGGAGGGCCTCGACGCCGACTTGAGCGAGAAGGTCGCAGGACACCTGCTCGATCTGCTCGGCAACAGCCTCGCCGCGCTGCCCATGCGCCCGGGCATGGCGGTGCGTGAACTGGCCGAGGAGTGGGGCGGTTCCCCCACCGCCACCGTCATCGGCTCCCTCACACGGCTGCCCGCGCCGTCGGCCGCGCTCGTCAACGGAACCCTCGCGCACAGCCTGGACTTCGACGACACCCATCTGCCCTCCGTGCTGCACCCCTCGTCCTCGGTGCTGCCGGCCGCGCTTGCGGTCGCGGAAGCGTCCGGCGCCAGCGGGGCACGGCTGCTGGCCGCGTCCGCCGCCGGGATCGAGGTCACCTGCCGGCTCGGTATGGCCCAGTACGACGAGGAGTTGGGCAACTCGGTCTTCTTCGACCGCGGTCTGCACGCGACCGCCATATGCGGTGCCGTCGGCGCTGCCGTGGCGGCGGCCGTGCTGCGCGGCCTGGACGCCGACGGTGTGTGCTCAGCGATCGGCATCGCGGCCAGCATGGGCTCCGGGATCATCGAGGCGAACCGCACCGGCGGCACCGTCAAGCGCGTCCACTGCGGATGGGCGGCGCACGCGGGCGTGGTCGCGGCGGACATGGCGCGGCTCGGGCTGACAGGACCGCCGACCGTCCTGGAGGGCAGGTTCGGCTTCTTCCAGGCGTACTGCGGCGACCGGTACGACGAGGAGATGGCCGAGGAGGCCCTCACCGGGGAACTCGGTCAACGCTGGGAGCTGTCACGGCTGTTCATCAAGCCGTACCCGTGCAATCACTTCACGCACGCCGGGGTGGACGCGGCGATGCGGATGCGGAGGCGCGGCATCGACCCCGGTTCCGTGGCCCGGCTGACGCTCGGGGTTCCCGCCCCCGTGCTGCGTACGATCGCCGAACCCGCCGCGGAGAAGGCACGCCCTCATTCCGGCTACCACGCGGCGTTCAGCGGACCGTACACCGTGGCCGCCGGGCTGCTCTCGCCGTGGGCGTGCGGCCCGGGCTGGTCTCCGCCCGGCCTGTCGAACGGGAACGCCCTCCCCGGCTCGCCCCGGGCGGCCGGACTCGGCGTATTTCACGAGGACTTCACCGACGAGGCCGCCGCGGACCCCGCGCGTCTCGCCCTCGCCGCCCGCGTGACCTGCGTCGCGGACGAGGAGTGCACCAGGATCTTCCCCCACCAGTTCCCCGCCGTGCTCACCGCAGAACTCGGCGACGGCTCCACCGTCACCGAGCGGGTGATGGTCAACAGGGGCAGCCCGGAAAACCCCCTCCATGCCGGAGAGCTCACTGCCAAGTACACCGCCAACGCCCTCGGCGCCGGCGGTCCGCGGGCCGTGAGGGATCTGGCCGACGAGGTCTGGAACATCCGCAACTCCCTCGACACCGCGGGTCTGACCCGTGCGCTGTCCAACGTGGTGGCCGGCACGTGA
- a CDS encoding IclR family transcriptional regulator, with the protein MTTQSGTETAGRVIDVLLLFTDGTDELGVSRIARELGLSKAVVHRILQTLVARGMVTLDQHTRLYQLGPTAAALGARALRDLDLRAVAANTLRRLQEETRETVTLTALVPGGRAYVDQIVSTHEVKMTVELGRRFPLHAGSSGKAVLAFLPEGRREEILAAGLPALTGSTPTDAARLRAELDSVRDSGYASSAGERQADAGSVAAPVFGLDGDVRGAVSVCGPRSRFTPEFVRDCAPHVLDAAHDISHALGWPGAKEGSRSP; encoded by the coding sequence ATGACGACTCAATCCGGAACCGAGACCGCGGGCCGCGTGATCGACGTCCTGCTGCTGTTCACGGACGGGACGGACGAGCTCGGGGTGTCCCGGATCGCACGCGAACTCGGCCTGAGCAAGGCCGTCGTGCACCGCATCCTGCAGACGCTCGTCGCCCGCGGCATGGTGACGCTCGACCAGCACACCCGGCTCTACCAGCTCGGTCCCACAGCGGCCGCACTCGGTGCACGCGCCCTGCGCGATCTCGACCTGCGGGCCGTCGCCGCGAACACCCTGCGGCGGCTTCAGGAGGAGACGCGCGAGACGGTGACCCTCACCGCGCTGGTGCCGGGCGGACGGGCCTACGTCGACCAGATCGTCAGCACCCACGAGGTGAAGATGACCGTCGAACTCGGCCGCAGATTCCCGCTGCACGCCGGCAGTTCCGGCAAGGCGGTGCTGGCGTTCCTGCCGGAGGGACGGCGCGAGGAGATCCTTGCCGCCGGGCTTCCGGCGCTGACCGGCAGCACGCCGACCGACGCGGCGCGTCTGCGTGCCGAGCTGGACTCGGTACGGGACTCGGGATACGCGAGCTCCGCCGGTGAGCGTCAGGCCGACGCCGGATCGGTGGCCGCGCCCGTCTTCGGCCTCGACGGCGACGTCCGCGGAGCGGTGTCCGTATGCGGTCCGCGTTCCCGCTTCACGCCCGAGTTCGTCCGCGACTGCGCGCCCCACGTCCTCGATGCGGCCCACGACATCTCCCATGCGCTCGGATGGCCCGGCGCGAAGGAAGGATCACGATCTCCATGA
- a CDS encoding MFS transporter: MPTRTRTQYRWLTLTLIVALIVINYIDRSAISFAIEPLTKAFGITKYEYGLISSAFSIGYMVFAFLAGPLVDRYGSRRVLLAGVLLWSVVTAVTPVSGSFMGLFVVRIILGAGEGPGFPAATRTVSRWMPQRERGIALAMVGGVAVSGSLLIGGPVMTQLIAGVGWRGMFWVLAGIGVLWFAIAFALLRDTPAESRRVSEEERAYIAAGQLAEERPSKDKVRWRPLLTNRNLWIIAVGYFAWGFMFWGFMYWLPGYLSDQYDLTITAVGLFSVAPWAAGVVGAIIGGVLTDRIFKRTGSPRSRLTIMGLALLGSGASLIPIFVAPSLTVSVTFISIGVGIGFVTGGIWWVASIDALPAQPGAAAGFADAAFALSGVVAPSVMGFIVTSTGSYSSGFVVMTALAVTGAAAMLLLPKRDLPRQVRPPAETGAGQPDLAAKSP; this comes from the coding sequence ATGCCCACCCGGACCCGGACCCAGTACCGCTGGCTGACGCTCACCCTGATCGTCGCCCTCATCGTCATCAACTACATCGACAGAAGCGCGATCAGCTTCGCGATCGAACCGCTCACCAAGGCCTTCGGCATCACGAAGTACGAGTACGGGCTGATCAGCAGCGCCTTCTCCATCGGCTACATGGTGTTCGCGTTCCTCGCGGGGCCGCTGGTCGACCGTTACGGCTCGCGGCGGGTCCTGCTGGCCGGTGTGCTCCTGTGGTCGGTCGTCACCGCGGTGACTCCCGTGAGCGGTTCCTTCATGGGCCTGTTCGTGGTCCGGATCATCCTCGGTGCCGGTGAGGGTCCGGGCTTCCCCGCCGCGACCCGTACCGTCAGCCGCTGGATGCCGCAGAGGGAACGCGGCATCGCGCTCGCCATGGTCGGCGGCGTCGCCGTGTCCGGTTCGCTGCTGATCGGCGGGCCCGTGATGACCCAGCTCATAGCGGGAGTCGGCTGGCGCGGCATGTTCTGGGTGCTCGCCGGCATCGGTGTTCTGTGGTTCGCCATCGCCTTCGCGCTGCTGCGGGACACGCCGGCCGAGAGCCGGCGGGTGTCGGAGGAGGAGCGTGCCTACATCGCGGCGGGACAGCTCGCTGAGGAACGCCCCTCCAAGGACAAGGTCCGCTGGCGCCCCCTGCTGACCAACCGGAACCTGTGGATCATCGCGGTCGGCTACTTCGCGTGGGGCTTCATGTTCTGGGGCTTCATGTACTGGCTGCCGGGCTACCTGTCCGACCAGTACGACCTGACGATCACCGCGGTGGGCCTGTTCTCCGTGGCTCCATGGGCGGCCGGCGTGGTCGGCGCGATCATCGGCGGTGTCCTCACCGACCGGATCTTCAAGAGGACGGGAAGCCCCAGGAGCCGGCTGACCATCATGGGGCTTGCGCTCCTGGGATCCGGTGCCTCGCTGATCCCGATCTTCGTGGCACCGTCGCTGACGGTGTCGGTGACCTTCATCTCGATCGGTGTCGGTATCGGGTTCGTGACCGGCGGCATCTGGTGGGTCGCGTCGATCGACGCGCTGCCCGCACAGCCCGGTGCGGCCGCCGGGTTCGCCGACGCGGCCTTCGCCCTCTCGGGCGTCGTCGCGCCGTCCGTGATGGGCTTCATCGTCACCTCGACCGGCAGCTACTCCAGCGGCTTCGTGGTGATGACGGCGCTGGCGGTGACCGGGGCGGCGGCGATGCTTCTGCTGCCGAAGCGGGACCTGCCGCGTCAGGTGCGCCCGCCCGCCGAGACCGGCGCCGGGCAGCCGGACCTGGCGGCCAAGTCACCGTAG
- a CDS encoding FAD-dependent oxidoreductase, with the protein MRYQAAVDLVVAGAGGGLAGALRAAEAGLSVLVVDPDEHFLRGNNTSMSTAMIPGAGTRWQSAAGVEDGPERFLADISAKTRGAADPVLAAALAGLSAPLVEWLADSADLPLHLVRDFSYPGHSADRLHTVDGRHGSALLRHLYGRVRAQPCVDLLVPARVVDVTLDAVGDVTGAVIQYPSAYRETVPARGVLLATNGYGANRELVTRHMPEAATAEYHGGQFSLGDGLEIGLRQGAASAFMDAYQGHAALARRSRTLVGWATVMHGGIMVDTAGDRFGDETTGYSEFAAALAARPGSRGWIVLDRRIHDLCASFTDFRRTVEAGALLWADDVDTLAERTRLDPEALAASVAEQVSRASGTGGHDRFGRTYFEQPLRAPYAAVEVVPALFHTQGGLAVDGEARVLNRDGAPIGGLFASGGAAHGISGHGADGYLAGNGLLPALGLAWQAANTLSCTYAHGEGTAR; encoded by the coding sequence ATGAGGTACCAGGCGGCGGTCGACCTGGTGGTGGCCGGCGCCGGCGGAGGCCTGGCCGGTGCCCTGCGAGCGGCCGAAGCCGGACTCAGCGTGCTGGTCGTGGACCCGGACGAGCACTTCCTGCGCGGCAACAACACCTCGATGTCCACGGCGATGATCCCGGGGGCGGGCACACGCTGGCAGTCGGCGGCGGGAGTCGAGGACGGCCCGGAGCGCTTCCTCGCCGACATCTCCGCCAAGACGCGCGGCGCCGCCGACCCCGTGCTGGCCGCCGCGCTCGCCGGGCTCAGCGCGCCTCTCGTGGAGTGGCTGGCCGACAGCGCGGACCTTCCCCTCCACCTCGTACGGGACTTCAGCTACCCGGGGCACTCCGCCGACCGGCTGCACACGGTCGACGGGCGGCACGGATCCGCACTGCTGCGCCATCTGTACGGACGGGTGCGGGCTCAGCCGTGCGTCGATCTGCTGGTGCCGGCCCGCGTCGTGGACGTCACCCTCGATGCCGTCGGCGACGTCACCGGGGCGGTGATCCAGTACCCGAGCGCCTACCGGGAGACCGTCCCGGCCCGCGGGGTGCTGCTCGCGACCAACGGATACGGCGCGAACCGCGAGCTGGTGACGCGGCACATGCCGGAGGCTGCGACGGCCGAGTACCACGGCGGGCAGTTCTCGCTCGGGGACGGCCTGGAGATCGGGCTGCGCCAGGGGGCCGCGTCCGCCTTCATGGACGCCTACCAGGGTCACGCCGCACTCGCCCGCCGCTCGCGGACGCTGGTCGGCTGGGCCACGGTGATGCACGGCGGGATCATGGTCGACACGGCGGGCGACCGCTTCGGCGACGAGACCACCGGCTACTCGGAGTTCGCCGCGGCGCTCGCGGCCCGCCCCGGCTCGCGCGGCTGGATCGTGCTCGACCGGCGCATTCACGACCTGTGTGCTTCCTTCACCGACTTCCGGCGGACCGTCGAGGCGGGTGCGCTGTTGTGGGCCGACGACGTCGACACGCTCGCCGAGCGCACCCGACTCGACCCGGAGGCGCTGGCGGCCTCCGTCGCGGAACAGGTGTCGCGGGCCTCCGGTACGGGAGGGCACGACAGGTTCGGCCGCACCTACTTCGAGCAGCCACTTCGGGCACCGTACGCGGCCGTTGAGGTCGTTCCCGCCCTGTTCCACACGCAGGGCGGGCTCGCCGTCGACGGTGAGGCGCGGGTGCTGAACCGGGACGGCGCACCGATCGGCGGTCTCTTCGCATCGGGCGGCGCGGCACACGGCATCTCGGGCCACGGCGCCGACGGCTATCTCGCGGGCAACGGCCTGCTGCCCGCGCTGGGTCTTGCCTGGCAGGCGGCGAACACCCTGTCATGCACGTACGCACATGGAGAGGGCACAGCGCGATGA
- a CDS encoding nuclear transport factor 2 family protein has protein sequence MTGDTEDRVRAYAAKTPFNVGLWAGFWAKPDATRVMLLAEDVVGDWPGDPEPVRGREAYRDRIARLLELVPDLHLEVAEHAENDGCLFIHWVAHGTGESGPFVFDGIDRILLDEDGLVKETVIRYDPAVVAARVGGRSDGEGPDA, from the coding sequence ATGACCGGAGACACCGAGGACCGCGTGCGGGCGTATGCGGCGAAGACTCCCTTCAACGTCGGCCTGTGGGCGGGGTTCTGGGCGAAACCGGACGCGACCCGGGTGATGCTTCTCGCCGAGGACGTCGTCGGTGACTGGCCGGGCGACCCCGAACCCGTGCGGGGCAGGGAGGCCTACAGGGACCGGATCGCGCGGCTACTGGAACTCGTCCCCGACCTCCACCTCGAAGTCGCCGAACACGCCGAGAACGACGGCTGCCTCTTCATTCACTGGGTGGCCCACGGCACCGGCGAGAGCGGACCGTTCGTGTTCGACGGCATCGACCGGATCCTGCTCGACGAGGACGGGCTCGTGAAGGAGACGGTCATCCGCTACGACCCCGCGGTGGTCGCGGCACGCGTCGGCGGCCGCTCGGACGGGGAGGGCCCGGACGCATGA
- a CDS encoding dihydrofolate reductase family protein, producing the protein MSASPSGASRRVVTWASVSMDGFTSGPDGPQHDTWLYEHAMQEGTAVYFEGIWRGADTALLGRTNYEGFHSVWPSITRDPATDPRTRDLGTWLDTVEKVVFSRTLEKADWNNSRVAGDLEAEVAALKRAPGRDILVLNSASIIHALLRADLVDDVRFAMVPTLVGGGLRLFPDGLPASKWSLAETTALAHGAVGLHYRRA; encoded by the coding sequence ATGTCCGCCTCGCCGAGCGGAGCGAGCCGGAGGGTCGTCACCTGGGCGAGCGTGTCGATGGACGGCTTCACCAGCGGACCCGACGGCCCCCAGCACGACACCTGGCTGTACGAGCACGCGATGCAGGAAGGGACGGCTGTCTACTTCGAAGGCATCTGGCGTGGCGCCGACACGGCGCTGCTCGGCAGGACGAACTACGAAGGCTTCCACTCCGTGTGGCCGTCGATCACCAGGGACCCGGCCACCGATCCCCGCACCCGCGACCTGGGAACCTGGCTCGACACCGTCGAGAAGGTGGTGTTCTCCCGCACCCTGGAGAAGGCGGACTGGAACAACTCACGTGTCGCCGGCGACCTCGAGGCGGAGGTCGCCGCTCTCAAGCGCGCACCTGGGCGAGACATCCTCGTGCTCAACAGCGCAAGCATCATCCATGCGTTGCTGCGCGCCGACCTGGTCGACGACGTGCGCTTCGCCATGGTGCCGACCTTGGTGGGCGGCGGCCTGCGTCTGTTCCCGGACGGCCTTCCCGCGTCCAAGTGGAGCCTGGCCGAAACAACGGCCCTCGCGCACGGCGCCGTCGGGCTTCACTACCGGCGCGCTTGA
- a CDS encoding helix-turn-helix transcriptional regulator, translated as MSHPTTRVLAMLELMQAHQRMSGAALAERLGVDERTVRRYAGRLAELGIPVTAERGRYGGYRLMPGYKLPPLMLNDDEATAVVLGLLAGRRLGLPGDAAESALAKVQRVLPRSLRDRVQALQETLGFTLASREGAAPATGTVLVLAQAARERRRVRMRYRSWKGSDSEREVDPYGLVFHSGRWYFVGHDHRSGQTRTFRADRVLSVDLGDATFDVLDDLDPVQHVTQSLAAVPYTHEVEVVLETTLQQAAKWIPPSAATLSETTGGVLMRARAESLDGMAQLLAGFGRPFTIRRPEELRGAVRDLAARLTASANA; from the coding sequence GTGTCCCATCCCACGACGCGGGTGCTGGCCATGCTGGAGCTGATGCAGGCGCACCAGCGGATGAGCGGCGCGGCCCTCGCCGAGCGGCTCGGTGTCGACGAGCGGACGGTCCGCAGATACGCGGGCCGCCTGGCCGAGCTGGGCATCCCGGTGACGGCCGAACGCGGCCGGTACGGCGGCTACCGCCTGATGCCCGGCTACAAACTGCCGCCCCTGATGCTCAACGACGACGAGGCGACGGCCGTGGTGCTCGGACTCCTGGCGGGACGCCGACTCGGCCTGCCGGGCGACGCCGCCGAAAGCGCTCTGGCAAAGGTGCAGCGAGTGCTGCCGCGCTCGCTCCGCGACCGGGTCCAGGCCCTCCAGGAGACCCTCGGCTTCACCCTCGCCTCCCGTGAAGGCGCAGCTCCCGCGACCGGGACGGTGCTGGTCCTGGCGCAGGCGGCGCGCGAGCGCCGGCGCGTGCGGATGCGGTACCGGTCGTGGAAGGGCAGCGACAGCGAGCGCGAGGTGGACCCGTACGGTCTGGTCTTCCACTCCGGCCGCTGGTACTTCGTGGGGCACGACCACCGCAGCGGCCAGACCCGCACCTTCCGCGCGGACCGGGTGCTCTCGGTCGACCTGGGAGACGCCACCTTCGACGTGCTCGACGATCTCGACCCGGTCCAGCACGTCACACAGTCCCTGGCGGCCGTTCCCTATACGCACGAGGTCGAGGTGGTGCTGGAGACGACCCTTCAGCAGGCCGCCAAGTGGATTCCGCCCTCGGCAGCAACCCTCAGCGAGACGACGGGCGGTGTCCTGATGCGTGCGCGTGCCGAGAGCCTCGACGGTATGGCCCAGCTCCTCGCCGGGTTCGGCCGTCCGTTCACGATCCGGCGCCCGGAGGAACTGCGAGGCGCCGTACGCGACTTGGCGGCCCGCCTCACGGCCTCGGCCAACGCCTGA
- a CDS encoding cyclase family protein, producing the protein MTAVPHPPNPLLDALPSEPHIVELGQPLFTGMPCSPNHPGFRMTLARRHGDMVRADGGSASSEVIITGGHVGTHIDALSHVSHDGKLHGGVDAGEAQSGGAFSQHGAEQIPAMVTRGVLLDAAAALGADTLPGGYGVTAEDLERAAALGGAEPRQGDVALVRTGWARNFDDPVAYLGKESGVPGITESAGEWLAARGVRAVGADTTACEQIPAGAGHSLLPVHRLLLVESGIYIMEHLALDDLAAAGVHEFLFVVAPLRIVGGTGSPIRPLAVVA; encoded by the coding sequence ATGACCGCAGTACCGCACCCCCCTAACCCGTTGCTCGACGCGTTGCCTTCCGAGCCGCACATCGTCGAGCTGGGCCAGCCGTTGTTCACCGGCATGCCGTGCTCGCCCAACCACCCCGGATTCCGGATGACCCTGGCACGCCGCCACGGCGACATGGTCCGGGCCGACGGGGGTTCCGCCTCCAGCGAAGTGATCATCACGGGCGGTCACGTGGGCACCCACATCGACGCCCTGTCCCACGTCAGCCACGACGGCAAGCTGCACGGCGGCGTCGACGCCGGCGAGGCGCAGTCCGGCGGCGCTTTCTCACAGCACGGTGCCGAGCAGATCCCGGCCATGGTGACGCGGGGCGTCCTCCTCGATGCCGCCGCCGCCCTCGGAGCGGACACGCTGCCCGGCGGATACGGCGTCACCGCCGAGGACCTGGAGCGCGCTGCCGCACTCGGCGGTGCGGAACCCCGCCAGGGCGACGTCGCTCTCGTACGGACCGGCTGGGCGCGGAACTTCGACGACCCGGTGGCCTATCTCGGCAAGGAGTCCGGCGTGCCGGGCATCACCGAGAGCGCCGGCGAATGGCTGGCCGCCCGCGGTGTCCGGGCCGTCGGCGCGGACACGACCGCGTGCGAGCAGATCCCGGCGGGTGCCGGTCACAGCCTGCTGCCCGTCCACCGGCTGCTGCTGGTCGAGAGCGGCATCTACATCATGGAGCACCTGGCACTCGATGATCTCGCGGCCGCCGGCGTGCACGAATTCCTCTTCGTCGTCGCTCCGTTGAGGATCGTCGGCGGCACCGGCTCCCCGATCCGCCCGCTGGCGGTGGTGGCATGA